One genomic region from Cellulomonas hominis encodes:
- a CDS encoding DNA gyrase/topoisomerase IV subunit B, with the protein MVPQDCPGERLGFGTVSTASAESSYTARHLSVLEGLEAVRKRPGMYIGSTDSRGLMHCLWEIIDNSVDEALAGHGDRIDVVLHADSSVEVRDQGRGIPVDVEPKTGLTGVEVVLTKLHAGGKFGGGSYGASGGLHGVGASVVNALSSRLDVEVDRGGRTHRMTFHRGEPGVFDDAAGRTPESPFEPFVARSQLDVVGKVAKGRTGTRIRYWADRNIFPTSAVFSYDELVTRARQTSFLVPGLTITVRDERGLPGTPGAEGPHEEVFRHDGGTVDFADFLAPDAPVTDTWQLTGSGSFSETVPVLDARGHMTPQEVQRECEVDVALRWGTGYDTEVRTFVNIIATPKGGSHLAGFETALLRTLRKQVDANARRLKISAKDGSDRIEKDDVLAGLTAVVTVRLAEPQFEGQTKEVLGTAPVRAIVAKVVDTQLAAILTSSKREHKAQSAALLDKVVGEMRARVSARKQKEISRRKTALESSSLPAKLADCRSDDVERSELFIVEGDSALGTAKLARSSDFQALLPIRGKILNVQKASISDMLRNAECAAIIQVIGAGSGRTFDLDAARYGKIVLMTDADVDGAHIRTLLLTLFFRYMRPLVEAGRVYAAVPPLHRIEVIGAGSRKNEYIYTYSEAELAATLKKLDRAGKRYKDDIQRYKGLGEMDADQLSETTMDPRHRTLRRVTLPAAESADAMVRRAEETFELLMGSDVAPRKDFIVAGAASLDASQIDA; encoded by the coding sequence ATGGTGCCGCAGGACTGTCCGGGGGAGCGATTAGGCTTCGGCACCGTGTCGACCGCATCCGCCGAGTCCAGCTACACCGCCCGCCACCTGTCCGTGCTGGAGGGCCTCGAGGCCGTCCGCAAGCGCCCGGGCATGTACATCGGGTCCACGGACTCCCGCGGCCTCATGCACTGCCTCTGGGAGATCATCGACAACTCCGTCGACGAGGCCCTCGCCGGGCACGGCGACAGGATCGACGTCGTGCTGCACGCCGACTCCTCGGTGGAGGTGCGCGACCAGGGTCGCGGCATCCCCGTGGACGTCGAGCCCAAGACGGGCCTGACCGGCGTCGAGGTCGTGCTCACCAAGCTGCACGCGGGCGGCAAGTTCGGCGGCGGCTCCTACGGCGCGTCGGGCGGCCTGCACGGCGTCGGCGCCTCGGTGGTGAACGCGCTGTCGTCGCGGCTGGACGTCGAGGTCGACCGCGGGGGCAGGACGCACCGGATGACGTTCCACCGGGGCGAGCCGGGCGTGTTCGACGACGCCGCGGGCCGGACGCCGGAGTCGCCGTTCGAGCCGTTCGTCGCCCGCTCGCAGCTCGACGTCGTCGGCAAGGTCGCGAAGGGCCGCACCGGCACCCGCATCCGGTACTGGGCGGACCGGAACATCTTCCCGACCTCGGCGGTGTTCTCGTACGACGAGCTCGTGACGCGCGCGCGGCAGACCAGCTTCCTGGTGCCGGGGCTGACGATCACCGTCCGCGACGAGCGCGGCCTGCCGGGCACCCCGGGCGCCGAGGGCCCGCACGAGGAGGTGTTCCGGCACGACGGCGGCACGGTCGACTTCGCCGACTTCCTGGCGCCCGACGCGCCGGTCACCGACACCTGGCAGCTGACCGGCTCCGGCTCGTTCAGCGAGACGGTGCCCGTGCTGGACGCCCGCGGGCACATGACGCCGCAGGAGGTGCAGCGCGAGTGCGAGGTCGACGTGGCGCTGCGCTGGGGCACGGGGTACGACACCGAGGTCCGCACGTTCGTCAACATCATCGCGACGCCGAAGGGCGGGTCGCACCTCGCGGGCTTCGAGACGGCGCTGCTGCGCACGCTCCGCAAGCAGGTCGACGCCAACGCCCGCCGGCTGAAGATCTCCGCCAAGGACGGCAGCGACCGCATCGAGAAGGACGACGTGCTCGCGGGCCTCACCGCGGTCGTCACCGTCCGCCTCGCCGAGCCGCAGTTCGAGGGCCAGACCAAGGAGGTGCTCGGCACCGCCCCGGTGCGCGCCATCGTGGCGAAGGTCGTCGACACCCAGCTCGCGGCGATCCTCACGTCCAGCAAGCGCGAGCACAAGGCGCAGTCCGCCGCGCTGCTCGACAAGGTCGTGGGGGAGATGCGCGCCCGGGTGTCCGCCCGGAAGCAGAAGGAGATCTCCCGCCGGAAGACCGCGCTGGAGTCGTCCTCGCTGCCCGCGAAGCTCGCCGACTGCCGCAGCGACGACGTCGAGCGCTCGGAGCTGTTCATCGTGGAGGGCGACAGCGCGCTCGGCACCGCGAAGCTCGCCCGGTCCTCGGACTTCCAGGCGCTGCTGCCCATCCGCGGCAAGATCCTCAACGTCCAGAAGGCCTCGATCTCGGACATGCTGCGCAACGCCGAGTGCGCCGCGATCATCCAGGTGATCGGCGCCGGCTCGGGCCGGACGTTCGACCTCGACGCCGCGCGCTACGGGAAGATCGTGCTGATGACCGACGCCGACGTCGACGGCGCGCACATCCGCACCCTGCTGCTCACGCTGTTCTTCCGGTACATGCGCCCGCTGGTCGAGGCCGGCCGGGTGTACGCCGCCGTGCCGCCGCTGCACCGCATCGAGGTGATCGGCGCCGGCAGCCGGAAGAACGAGTACATCTACACGTACTCGGAGGCCGAGCTCGCCGCGACGCTGAAGAAGCTCGACCGGGCGGGCAAGCGCTACAAGGACGACATCCAGCGCTACAAGGGCCTCGGCGAGATGGACGCGGACCAGCTCTCCGAGACCACGATGGACCCCCGGCACCGCACGCTGCGCCGGGTGACGCTGCCGGCGGCGGAGAGCGCGGACGCGATGGTCCGGCGCGCCGAGGAGACCTTCGAGCTGCTGATGGGCTCGGACGTCGCGCCGCGCAAGGACTTCATCGTCGCGGGCGCCGCCTCCCTGGACGCGAGCCAGATCGACGCCTGA
- a CDS encoding DUF4386 domain-containing protein has product MTRTTPTPTPTPAPRGPAAATRRAARVAGVLYLLTFVTSIPTLRLYAPLREEGDLLLGGGAATGVTAGALLEVLLALACVGTAVVLYPVTRRHGETAALGFVASRLVEAGLILVGAVAVLSVVTLHRDPGGPDPAALRAGGDALTVVHDWTFLLGQSLMPVLNALFLGTVLYRSGLVPRVIPAIGLAGAPLLLASDLAIVAGVYAQGTAPAALAALPIAAWELALGVWLVVRGFRPVPVPAGTAPVAEPVAR; this is encoded by the coding sequence ATGACCCGCACGACGCCGACGCCCACCCCGACGCCGGCACCCCGCGGACCCGCGGCGGCCACGAGGCGGGCCGCCCGGGTGGCCGGTGTGCTGTACCTGCTGACCTTCGTCACCTCGATCCCGACGCTGCGGCTGTACGCGCCGCTGCGGGAGGAGGGCGACCTCCTCCTCGGCGGGGGCGCCGCCACCGGCGTCACGGCCGGCGCGCTCCTCGAGGTGCTGCTCGCCCTCGCGTGCGTCGGGACCGCGGTGGTGCTGTACCCGGTGACCCGGCGGCACGGCGAGACGGCCGCCCTCGGGTTCGTCGCCTCGCGCCTCGTGGAGGCCGGGCTGATCCTCGTCGGGGCGGTGGCCGTGCTGTCGGTGGTCACGCTGCACCGGGACCCGGGCGGGCCGGACCCCGCGGCGCTGCGGGCGGGCGGCGACGCCCTCACCGTCGTGCACGACTGGACGTTCCTGCTCGGCCAGAGTCTGATGCCGGTGCTGAACGCCCTGTTCCTCGGCACCGTGCTCTACCGGTCCGGGCTGGTGCCCCGGGTCATCCCGGCGATCGGTCTGGCGGGTGCACCGCTCCTGCTCGCCTCGGACCTCGCGATCGTCGCGGGGGTCTACGCGCAGGGCACCGCGCCCGCCGCGCTCGCCGCGCTGCCGATCGCCGCGTGGGAGCTCGCGCTCGGCGTGTGGCTGGTCGTCCGCGGCTTCCGCCCCGTGCCGGTCCCGGCCGGCACGGCACCGGTCGCGGAGCCGGTCGCGCGGTAG
- a CDS encoding DUF7455 domain-containing protein yields the protein MTGTIESTTTPLTAADRCDRCGAQAYVRVHLPVGELLFCAHHAREHAPKYSQVATHVQDETDKLLAEHGAGAAAAR from the coding sequence GTGACTGGGACTATCGAGAGCACGACGACCCCGCTGACCGCAGCCGACCGCTGCGACCGCTGCGGTGCTCAGGCCTACGTCCGCGTGCACCTGCCCGTGGGCGAGCTCCTGTTCTGCGCGCACCACGCGCGCGAGCACGCGCCGAAGTACTCGCAGGTCGCGACGCACGTCCAGGACGAGACGGACAAGCTCCTCGCCGAGCACGGCGCGGGGGCTGCGGCGGCGCGCTGA